The stretch of DNA CCCCTGTCAAGAGTCTCTCGACGCTGGAGACAGCTTTTCTTGCTCCGCAGGCAAGTCTGTGCGAGAGAAACTCACCGATGCCACTCCGCGTCTTCCATCATGGCCTCGCGAGCGCGAACCACATCGCCGTCGGTGACAGAGAGATAGGCGAGAATCTCCGGAGGCGTCACATCCAGTTCGTCTTGCCAACGTTTTAGCAAGCAGCAATCCGCCCGCGCGAGATCCGCGTCGCCctacagagaaaagaaagagaaacccaATCGTCAACGAGCAAAAAACCAAAAACTACACACACGCAGTCACACACCCACGACAccaaatacatatatatatatatatatatatataattattGGATAGAGTCATACAACACGCAGTGGTACAAAATGTGCACGGCGAAGCCCAATGCGGATCTAAAACGTGAAAATATGAACCTAGATGCCTGGAGATGCAAGGAATACGACAATACACACTCTacctatctatatctgtatctgtctatctctccgtctatctatctctctctgtctatctctatctctctctgtcggtctatctctgtctctctatctgtctatctctctatctttcTATGTGTATCTGTCTATCTGCCTATGtatctacatctatctatatctctctacctctctatccctatctctctatctatccatatgTACGACGAGGCTGTATGAATATGTGTGCGTGAAAACGCGGGAACTTTCCGCTCTCGGAGTTTGTTTGCTTACATTCCTGAAGGCGAGTTGGGCGCGGGCGAGTTTCGGATCGACGCCTGCTTGCCGGACGATTGCCTCCACCATCATTGCAGTGTGCGCAGATTTTTGCACCGCTTCGGGGACTTCCATTctcatgcatgcgcgcggcgaggaatctccgtcgcctctccccgcgTGGCTGTTCCGCTGTGAGCCTCCCGAAGCTTTGTTCGGCAACTCGCCCGTTCTTGCgcacgcgtctcctgcgcggcctcggcccacctcgtctcttctctccccatgctgaaaaggagacgcgttCCGACCGCACCCGTCCCTGTCAAGCGCATCCTCCGCACCGGACAGAGCAGGCGAACACccagaaggagaggagagagcgtgAGTTCCCTGCTTTTGGCAGCGGCCGTTGCAGGGAATGAGGAGTTCGTTTTTGTACCAGATATCTGTGGAAGAAAGGTGATTTGCCACCATGATATGGGAAACAGGAACGTCGTACTGGAGCGCAATGGAGAGGAGGGTGTCTGCCGCCTGAATCCGGTGGATGTGCGTGCACGAGTgttcctccgctttctcttcttccgcgctcGAGTCGACTCTGTGGTACTCGAGGCCGTCGCgctgttttgtctcctttcgccaAGGCTTCTCTTCGAAAGAGGCCTGGgccgagaagctggacgACGCGCTCGGAGCCAGAGGCGCGGAATTTTCGCGGCTAAACCGCGActcagagagacgcccaAACGCCCCGGGACCGGTCCCCTCGTCCGCcctccgagagagaggactgTCGGCCGCCCGCCGCGCCGGAAGCACGCGACGGAGCGTCATGGCGCGCGCAAAAAGAGCGGAaaacgaaggggaagaacataaaagaaaggggagaaaaagataAAAAACGCGGGCGAAATGCAcacggaaaaggaagagaagagacccGATGGCTGCTGACCGAGGGGAAAACAGATTATTCGGGGCGAAGCGAGGACGGAgtgagggaagaagacgcgcctgtCTGTACACTTTGGTGCTCGAGATGAAGAGGACATCGCAGGGAATGAAACCAAAACAGGATCGACTCCCGCTTTATGAGGACGTCCACG from Neospora caninum Liverpool complete genome, chromosome XI encodes:
- a CDS encoding putative LysM domain domain-containing protein — its product is MTLRRVLPARRAADSPLSRRADEGTGPGAFGRLSESRFSRENSAPLAPSASSSFSAQASFEEKPWRKETKQRDGLEYHRVDSSAEEEKAEEHSCTHIHRIQAADTLLSIALQYDVPVSHIMVANHLSSTDIWYKNELLIPCNGRCQKQGTHALSSPSGCSPALSGAEDALDRDGCGRNASPFQHGERRDEVGRGRAGDACARTGELPNKASGGSQRNSHAGRGDGDSSPRACMRMEVPEAVQKSAHTAMMVEAIVRQAGVDPKLARAQLAFRNGDADLARADCCLLKRWQDELDVTPPEILAYLSVTDGDVVRAREAMMEDAEWHRELEAHRATTRARNPGFSVSSLIHARSLFSPSSARYISLVDEDSLAPVSEDRAGGHSGDSAHLPRIIGRISSSLSTASTALSGPALDEESSLFSTQSPRPRTGRRGPPGLPSRLRFRPGETRREPIGVEMREF